One stretch of Gopherus flavomarginatus isolate rGopFla2 chromosome 2, rGopFla2.mat.asm, whole genome shotgun sequence DNA includes these proteins:
- the LOC127044865 gene encoding tubulin beta-2 chain has product MREIVHIQAGQCGNQIGAKFWEVISDEHGIDPTGSYHGDSDLQLERINVYYNEASGNKYVPRAILVDLEPGTMDSVRSGPFGQIFRPDNFVFGQSGAGNNWAKGHYTEGAELVDSVLDVVRKESESCDCLQGFQLTHSLGGGTGSGMGTLLISKIREEYPDRIMNTFSVMPSPKVSDTVVEPYNATLSVHQLVENTDETYCIDNEALYDICFRTLKLTTPTYGDLNHLVSATMSGVTTCLRFPGQLNADLRKLAVNMVPFPRLHFFMPGFAPLTSRGSQQYRALTVPELTQQMFDSKNMMAACDPRHGRYLTVAAIFRGRMSMKEVDEQMLNVQNKNSSYFVEWIPNNVKTAVCDIPPRGLKMSATFIGNSTAIQELFKRISEQFTAMFRRKAFLHWYTGEGMDEMEFTEAESNMNDLVSEYQQYQDATADEQGEFEEEGEEDEA; this is encoded by the exons ATGCGTGAGATCGTGCACATCCAGGCTGGCCAGTGCGGGAACCAGATCGGAGCCAAG TTCTGGGAGGTCATCAGTGATGAGCATGGCATCGACCCCACTGGCAGCTACCATGGTGACAGTGACTTGCAGCTAGAAAGGATCAACGTTTACTACAATGAAGCCTCTG GTAATAAGTATGTACCCCGTGCAATCCTTGTTGACTTGGAGCCTGGGACAATGGACTCTGTCAGATCTGGACCATTTGGCCAGATCTTCAGACCTGACAACTTTGTCTTTG GTCAGAGTGGTGCTGGAAACAACTGGGCAAAAGGCCACTACACAGAGGGAGCTGAGCTAGTGGACTCTGTCCTGGATGTGGTAAGGAAGGAATCGGAAAGCTGTGACTGTCTACAGGGTTTCCAGCTGACCCATTCTCTAGGTGGTGGCACAGGGTCTGGGATGGGAACTCTCCTCATCAGCAAAATTAGGGAGGAGTACCCAGACCGTATCATGAACACCTTCAGTGTAATGCCGTCTCCGAAGGTGTCAGACACAGTGGTTGAACCCTACAATGCCACCCTTTCTGTCCACCAGTTGGTGGAGAATACAGATGAAACCTACTGTATTGACAATGAGGCCTTGTATGACATTTGCTTCCGCACACTGAAACTCACAACCCCTACCTATGGGGACCTCAACCACCTGGTCTCCGCGACCATGAGTGGTGTGACAACCTGCCTCCGGTTTCCTGGACAGCTGAATGCTGATCTCCGCAAGCTGGCAGTCAATATGGTGCCTTTCCCTCGTCTGCATTTCTTCATGCCAGGGTTTGCCCCTCTAACTAGCCGTGGAAGCCAGCAGTACCGGGCTCTGACGGTGCCAGAGCTAACACAACAGATGTTTGATTCTAAAAACATGATGGCAGCCTGTGATCCCCGCCATGGCCGCTACCTGACTGTGGCAGCAATATTCCGTGGCCGAATGTCCATGAAGGAGGTGGATGAGCAGATGCTCAATGTCCAGAACAAAAACAGCAGCTACTTTGTCGAATGGATCCCCAATAATGTCAAGACGGCTGTCTGTGACATTCCCCCCCGTGGCCTCAAAATGTCTGCCACTTTCATTGGGAACAGCACAGCCATTCAGGAGCTGTTCAAGAGAATCTCTGAGCAGTTCACGGCCATGTTCCGGCGTAAGGCTTTCTTGCACTGGTACACTGGTGAGGGCATGGATGAGATGgagttcactgaagcagagagCAACATGAATGACCTGGTCTCAGAATATCAGCAATACCAAGATGCCACTGCTGATGAGCAGGGGGAATTtgaagaggaaggagaggaggatgaggctTAA